In Hwangdonia lutea, a single window of DNA contains:
- a CDS encoding HigA family addiction module antitoxin, which produces MEKLNNIHPGEILLYEFLEPLKISAYRLAKDLKIPQTRISEIVKGNRRITADTALRLSKYFGNSAKFWLGLQDDFDIEEEKKSKQSELNEIKHYENKNVA; this is translated from the coding sequence ATGGAAAAGCTGAATAACATACATCCTGGCGAAATTCTACTCTATGAATTTCTAGAGCCTTTAAAAATAAGTGCATATAGACTTGCAAAGGATTTGAAAATACCACAAACAAGAATTTCAGAAATCGTAAAAGGAAATCGAAGGATAACAGCTGATACGGCTTTGCGATTGAGTAAATATTTTGGAAATTCTGCTAAATTCTGGCTCGGACTTCAAGACGATTTTGACATTGAAGAGGAAAAAAAGTCAAAACAATCGGAACTGAACGAAATAAAACATTACGAAAATAAAAACGTTGCCTAA
- a CDS encoding TonB-dependent receptor: protein MKLKITTLFILIASTAFAQIKLQGVVKDSIGNPLELANVVAINQETQALESYGITNDDGRYKLNLEKNSTYSLQVSYIGMKAFKETISTKEVDLVKNVSMVPDNALDAVELTYEMPVTVKGDTLIYNADSFKTGTERKLEDVLEKLPGVEINDDGQVEVEGKVVNKLMVNGKDFFDGDTKLATKNIPSNAVDKVQVLRNYSEVGQLRNVTNNQDNVALNIKLKEGKENFWFGNITAGGGNSPDEELYLAQPKLFYYSPQFSLNFIGDLNNTGDLALTRRDLRGFGGGFRAPSRGSGTSINLGDNSLNFLTSQNNALEIENKLAASNFSYSPKKTLDLSGFAIYNSSRILSKETSFVQYTDADLGIPDEATEQSSNERSNQGLAKFSASYKPNLNNQLDYDILARFSKDEQIQNLFSSVVGNTNQLDEVTPFSINQNLNYYYTLDDTNIFAFEAQHLIKNEDPFYNALLVNDPNNNDETDPNDRDAFDTTAQAMGFNTTLNNYDLAQDRRIKSNQLDAKLDYYNILNAKSNINFTLGTILSRQEFNSNIFQFLDDNSQFEPTPTFNNGRAANDTDYNFTDVYLGVHYTLKTGKFTITPGFSVHAYGNKNTQFGETFKNNFLKLLPDFETRVQFKKSESLTLRYTMQNQFTDVTRLAQGLVFNNYNSIQFGEPDLQNALSHNVSLFYSSFNMFNYTNVFGRLSYSKNIDQIRGLTDFENVIRTSTFFNSNFADESVSANGRVQRTFGKIRASLSANFNYSKINQFVQGRQSLSERFTQSYRPELRTNFREAPNLRFRYRYSVSNNNLGTSTTKFITKAPSVDFDAYIWKSVTFRTAYTYTNQNSGTQPSQTFKTWDASLAYRKNNDAKWEYEIKATNLLDIDSRVQNSASNLAVYNSETFIQPRFITLRVRYEL from the coding sequence ATGAAACTAAAAATAACCACGCTATTTATTTTAATAGCGAGCACAGCTTTTGCTCAGATAAAACTACAGGGCGTTGTAAAAGACAGTATTGGTAATCCGCTAGAATTGGCAAATGTTGTAGCCATAAATCAGGAAACCCAAGCTTTGGAATCTTATGGTATTACCAATGATGACGGACGCTATAAATTAAATTTAGAAAAAAACTCGACATATAGTTTACAGGTAAGTTACATAGGTATGAAGGCTTTTAAAGAAACCATTTCGACTAAAGAAGTGGATTTGGTAAAAAATGTTTCCATGGTGCCAGACAATGCTTTGGATGCCGTTGAACTGACATACGAAATGCCGGTAACGGTAAAAGGCGATACTTTAATTTACAATGCCGATTCGTTTAAAACGGGTACCGAACGAAAACTTGAAGATGTTTTGGAAAAATTACCAGGTGTAGAAATCAATGATGATGGGCAAGTTGAAGTAGAGGGTAAAGTGGTGAACAAACTTATGGTTAACGGAAAGGATTTTTTTGATGGCGACACTAAATTGGCCACCAAAAATATCCCGTCAAATGCGGTGGATAAAGTGCAGGTGTTGCGAAATTATTCCGAGGTTGGTCAGTTAAGAAACGTAACGAACAATCAAGATAATGTTGCTTTAAATATCAAACTTAAAGAGGGAAAAGAAAATTTTTGGTTTGGTAATATTACAGCTGGTGGAGGTAATTCGCCAGACGAAGAGCTCTATTTAGCCCAACCCAAACTGTTTTACTACAGCCCTCAATTTAGTCTTAATTTTATTGGCGATTTAAATAACACCGGAGATTTGGCATTAACACGTCGCGACCTTCGTGGATTTGGAGGTGGGTTTCGAGCACCGAGCAGAGGCAGCGGAACAAGCATTAATTTGGGCGATAATAGTCTTAATTTTTTAACAAGCCAAAACAATGCGCTCGAAATCGAAAACAAATTAGCGGCTTCAAACTTTAGTTATTCACCTAAAAAGACGCTCGATTTAAGTGGTTTTGCGATATACAACAGCAGCCGGATTTTATCGAAAGAAACAAGTTTTGTACAATATACCGATGCCGATTTGGGAATCCCTGACGAAGCCACCGAACAAAGTAGTAACGAACGTTCCAATCAAGGTTTAGCGAAGTTCAGCGCATCTTACAAACCCAATTTAAACAACCAATTGGATTATGATATTTTGGCGCGTTTCTCAAAAGATGAACAAATTCAAAACCTATTTTCTTCGGTCGTTGGCAACACCAATCAGTTGGATGAGGTTACGCCATTCAGCATAAATCAAAACCTGAATTATTATTACACGCTTGACGACACAAATATTTTTGCTTTTGAAGCGCAGCATTTAATAAAAAACGAAGACCCGTTTTACAATGCATTATTAGTAAACGACCCCAATAATAACGATGAAACAGACCCCAACGATAGAGATGCTTTTGATACAACGGCACAAGCTATGGGTTTTAATACTACTTTAAATAATTATGATTTAGCCCAAGACAGACGCATAAAATCCAATCAGCTTGATGCCAAACTGGATTATTACAATATTCTGAATGCAAAAAGCAATATCAACTTTACATTGGGTACTATTTTAAGCCGACAGGAATTCAACTCCAATATTTTTCAATTTTTAGACGATAATTCTCAATTTGAACCCACACCAACCTTCAACAATGGTCGTGCCGCAAACGACACCGATTACAATTTTACTGATGTGTATTTGGGCGTTCATTACACTTTAAAAACCGGTAAGTTTACCATAACTCCTGGGTTTTCCGTGCATGCGTACGGCAATAAAAACACCCAATTTGGTGAAACCTTTAAAAACAACTTTTTAAAATTGTTGCCAGATTTCGAAACCCGAGTTCAATTTAAAAAGAGCGAAAGTTTAACGCTGCGCTATACCATGCAAAATCAATTTACCGATGTTACGCGATTGGCACAAGGCTTGGTGTTTAACAATTACAACAGCATTCAGTTTGGCGAGCCCGATTTGCAAAATGCCCTATCACACAATGTAAGCTTATTTTACAGCAGCTTTAACATGTTTAATTATACCAATGTTTTTGGCCGACTATCCTATTCAAAAAATATCGATCAGATTAGAGGGCTAACCGATTTTGAAAACGTGATTAGAACAAGTACCTTTTTCAATTCTAATTTTGCCGACGAAAGTGTATCGGCAAACGGACGCGTACAGCGCACCTTTGGCAAAATACGAGCCAGTTTATCAGCCAATTTCAACTACAGTAAAATCAATCAGTTTGTACAAGGCAGGCAATCGTTAAGCGAAAGGTTTACCCAAAGTTACCGCCCCGAATTGCGCACCAATTTTAGAGAAGCACCAAACCTAAGGTTTAGGTATCGTTACAGCGTTTCCAACAATAATTTGGGCACGAGCACCACCAAGTTTATTACCAAGGCGCCATCGGTAGATTTTGATGCCTACATCTGGAAATCGGTTACCTTCCGCACCGCATACACTTATACCAATCAAAATAGCGGTACCCAGCCATCGCAAACCTTTAAAACCTGGGATGCGTCCTTGGCTTACCGAAAGAATAATGATGCCAAATGGGAATACGAAATTAAGGCCACAAACCTTTTGGATATCGATTCGCGCGTGCAAAACAGTGCCAGCAACCTTGCCGTTTATAATTCCGAAACCTTTATACAACCGCGCTTTATAACATTGCGGGTGCGTTACGAGTTGTAA
- a CDS encoding GLPGLI family protein: protein MKITEFFKYAIFSLTLLVGVCSFAQNDFQGKAYYISKTSIDMDNFGRPGMSEEQKKRIAERMKSMFEKTYVLTFNKTESIYKEEEKLEAPGQGQGGRFRGMMSSFTGGDQYKNIKDKVFLQDQELFGKQFLIKDSLSQINWVMGSETKQIGQYMCFKATATIADSSFDFTRFRRPPENRTNAQDSTQTKAPKTNDSEKLIQVEAWYTLQIPINQGPGEYWGLPGLILEVNAGRTTVLCSKIVMNPNDKDAIKKPSKGKEVTKLEYQEILEKKMKELRENFRGRGRGGRRG, encoded by the coding sequence ATGAAAATCACTGAATTTTTTAAATATGCTATTTTTAGTTTAACCCTGTTAGTTGGCGTTTGCTCTTTTGCGCAAAACGATTTTCAAGGGAAAGCTTATTACATATCGAAAACCTCTATCGATATGGATAATTTTGGTCGACCCGGAATGAGCGAAGAGCAAAAAAAGCGAATAGCAGAGCGGATGAAAAGCATGTTTGAAAAAACATACGTACTAACCTTTAATAAAACAGAATCCATTTACAAAGAAGAAGAAAAATTGGAAGCTCCCGGTCAAGGTCAAGGTGGCCGATTTAGAGGAATGATGTCTAGTTTTACAGGTGGCGATCAATATAAAAACATTAAAGACAAAGTGTTTTTGCAAGATCAAGAATTATTCGGAAAACAGTTTTTAATTAAAGATTCTTTGTCCCAAATAAATTGGGTAATGGGTAGCGAAACCAAACAAATAGGACAGTATATGTGTTTTAAAGCAACGGCAACCATTGCTGATTCCAGTTTCGATTTTACAAGATTTAGAAGACCACCGGAAAACAGAACCAATGCGCAAGATTCAACGCAAACAAAAGCGCCTAAAACCAATGATTCCGAGAAATTAATCCAGGTTGAAGCTTGGTATACGCTTCAAATTCCAATCAACCAAGGTCCAGGTGAATATTGGGGATTGCCCGGTTTAATTTTGGAAGTAAACGCAGGAAGAACAACTGTTTTATGTTCAAAAATCGTGATGAATCCCAATGATAAGGATGCCATTAAAAAACCTTCAAAAGGAAAAGAAGTGACCAAGTTGGAATATCAGGAAATTTTAGAAAAGAAAATGAAGGAATTGCGCGAAAACTTTAGAGGAAGAGGTCGAGGTGGAAGAAGAGGGTAA
- a CDS encoding type II toxin-antitoxin system RelE/ParE family toxin, with protein MIISFGSKETEKIWDGIRVKKMPIEIQNVGRRKLRMLNNSQDIADLRIPPSNRLEKLTGNLNGFYSIRINKQWRIIFQWDKGNASEVEIIDYH; from the coding sequence ATGATTATATCCTTTGGCTCGAAAGAAACCGAAAAGATTTGGGACGGAATCCGAGTCAAAAAAATGCCGATTGAAATTCAGAACGTTGGACGTCGAAAATTGAGAATGCTGAATAACTCGCAAGACATTGCCGATTTACGAATTCCGCCTTCAAACCGACTTGAAAAACTGACTGGAAATTTAAACGGATTTTATAGTATCCGAATAAACAAACAATGGCGAATAATATTTCAATGGGACAAAGGAAACGCAAGTGAAGTGGAAATAATCGACTATCATTAA
- a CDS encoding DUF5995 family protein, producing MSKGYNNISNKMVANTIDEVIDILGDIIESSKKDESTIGYFAALYQKVTISVKDKLHTNYFDDDERMERLDVLFANRYLLAYYNYKQGKSITKSWGMAFQSSNNNGLIVLQHLLLGMNAHINLDLGIAASEISDRSSMDTLHSDFNKINEILGALVDEIQNDLSKIWPTLIKILKLANKVDDFFINFSMSIARDGAWKFANELVVEKEKNSKAHLITLRDDKISKFATSITVHKIMVRIIFFIVRIGERGKPSDKIKALERVIKNQTK from the coding sequence TTGAGCAAAGGCTATAACAACATCTCAAATAAAATGGTTGCCAACACAATTGACGAAGTCATAGATATTTTAGGAGACATCATTGAAAGCTCCAAAAAAGACGAAAGCACCATAGGGTATTTTGCAGCATTATACCAAAAAGTAACCATTAGCGTAAAGGATAAACTGCACACCAATTATTTTGATGATGACGAAAGAATGGAACGGTTGGATGTTTTGTTTGCCAATAGGTATTTGCTGGCGTATTATAATTACAAACAAGGCAAGTCCATTACAAAGTCTTGGGGCATGGCGTTTCAGTCTTCAAATAATAACGGTTTAATTGTACTTCAACATTTACTGTTGGGTATGAATGCGCATATAAACTTAGATTTGGGCATTGCTGCTTCTGAAATATCGGACCGCTCATCAATGGATACATTGCATTCAGATTTTAACAAAATTAATGAGATATTGGGTGCTTTGGTAGATGAAATACAAAATGATTTATCTAAAATTTGGCCCACTTTAATTAAGATTTTAAAATTAGCAAACAAGGTTGATGATTTTTTTATAAACTTTAGCATGAGCATCGCCCGAGATGGCGCCTGGAAATTTGCCAACGAGTTGGTTGTTGAAAAAGAAAAAAACAGTAAAGCCCATTTGATTACTTTAAGAGACGATAAAATATCGAAGTTTGCAACATCCATAACGGTTCATAAAATAATGGTGCGCATTATATTTTTTATAGTCAGGATTGGAGAACGCGGAAAACCATCGGATAAAATAAAAGCGTTGGAACGAGTGATTAAAAACCAAACGAAATGA
- a CDS encoding GLPGLI family protein, translating into MKTIIKLIIVALSLVVSKGNAQDFQGVATYKSHRKVDLKMDDENTNAEMQKQIQEQLRKQFQQEYTLTFNKNESIYKRNEKLETPSLVNSGIQIKISQGSDVMYKNVKENRYTNKTEIYGKLFLIKDTLTNRKWELVNDTKNIGDYTCFKAVFKDSYTTKTLTNEGETKEVTKDRTTTVWYTPQIPVNNGPDDFYGLPGLILEVNDGDLTLVCTKIVINPKTPVKIEEPTKGKEVTQAKFDEIMDKKSKEMMEQFRSRRGSDDGERVIIRVGG; encoded by the coding sequence ATGAAAACAATTATTAAACTCATTATTGTGGCATTGTCTTTAGTAGTATCCAAAGGAAATGCACAAGATTTTCAGGGTGTGGCTACGTACAAATCGCACAGAAAAGTAGACTTAAAAATGGACGACGAGAATACTAATGCTGAAATGCAAAAACAAATTCAAGAACAATTGCGAAAACAATTTCAGCAAGAATACACATTAACGTTTAATAAAAACGAATCGATTTATAAACGAAATGAAAAACTGGAAACACCATCGCTGGTAAATTCAGGGATTCAAATTAAAATTTCCCAGGGATCCGATGTCATGTATAAAAATGTAAAAGAAAACAGATATACCAATAAAACAGAAATTTATGGAAAGCTTTTTTTGATAAAAGACACCTTAACCAACCGAAAATGGGAATTGGTAAACGACACCAAAAACATTGGTGATTATACATGTTTTAAGGCTGTTTTTAAAGACAGTTACACAACCAAAACATTGACCAATGAAGGTGAAACCAAAGAAGTAACAAAAGACCGAACCACCACCGTTTGGTACACACCACAAATTCCGGTTAACAATGGGCCAGATGATTTTTATGGATTGCCAGGATTGATTTTAGAGGTTAACGATGGCGATTTAACCTTGGTTTGCACCAAGATTGTTATCAACCCGAAAACACCTGTAAAAATTGAAGAACCCACAAAAGGCAAAGAAGTAACCCAAGCCAAGTTTGATGAAATTATGGACAAGAAATCCAAAGAAATGATGGAGCAATTTCGATCTCGTAGAGGAAGCGATGATGGCGAAAGAGTAATCATTAGAGTTGGTGGGTAA